The sequence CCAAATCAAAGCTCAGCGGCAGCATCTCAGAAAACCACGCCGGGATTGTGGGCTTCGCCCCTTCCTTTGGCACAACATATATTCTGTTGCCCCTAGATTTTTTAAACTCATACGTCCTGCCGGCTAAAACGAAGATATCCCCAGGCATTAACCTCTCGGCAAATTCTTCCTCAACCGTTCCTATGAAGCGCTTATCGAGAGTGTAAACTTCAATTTTTGCCTCATCCGGAATAGTGCCGGTGTTCATGTAGTAGATTGCCCTCGTCATTTTCCCTCTCTTACCGAACTTGCCTTCTTCCTTATCGAGCCAGATTTTTGCATAAACCTTCTTTTCCTCTAAACCTGCGTATTCCCCAGCGAGATAGCGCAAAACGCTCATGAAGTCTTCAAAACTCAGATCATGATAAGGATAAGCCCTCTTCACAAGGGAGTACGCTTCGTTTATATCCCATACCCTTTCAAGAGCCATGCCGAGGAGGTGCTGCACAAGAACATCCAGCGGATTATGGGGGATTTTAATTCTATCCAGCCTTCTATTTCTCGCGTTATGGGCTAAAACCGTACATTCCACTAAATCATCTCTATCCAAAACAAGGATCACGCCTTTGCTGACCTCATGCAACCTGTGCCCAGCCCTTCCAATTCTTTGAAGTGCTCTGTTGACGCTCTTGGGGGAGCCTATTAAAACAACAAGATCAATGCTTCCGATATCGATGCCAAGCTCCAGAGAGGTGCTTGAAACTACCGCCTTGAGCTCCCCTCTCTTCAGTTTCTCCTCAACTTCAAGCCTAACATCCCTAGAAAGGCTTGAGTGATGTGCTTCAATTAGCTCAGCATATTTTGGAAACTTCTTCTTGAGGTGATAAGCTACTCTTTCAGCACCGCTTCGTGTGTTTGTAAATATTAAAGTCGTCCGATGCTGCTCTATAAGCTCATCCAACCGTTTATACAATGCCTCGCTGAGTTCACTAGCTGGGGCGTAGATGAGATCCTCAACTACGCTCTCAACCGTAATTTCAGTCTGCTTTGCAAAGCTAACATCAACTATTGAACCAGACCTTGGACTTCCATCATCGTTGTAGCCAAAGACAAACTTGGCAACCTCCTCCAAGGGATGTATCGTCGCACTTAGGCCAATTCTCACAAAATCCCCAGCAAGATTTTGAAGCCTCTCAAGGCTTAAGGTCAAATGAGTGCCCCTTTTGTTTTCAGCCAAAGCGTGGACTTCATCAATGATCACGTATTTAACTGTTTTCAGCCTTTGGCTAAATTTAGGAGCATTTAGGGCTATTGCCAGGCTTTCAGGAGTGGTTATCAAAATATGGGGCGGCTTTTTTACCATCTTCTGCTTTTCATAGCTTGAGGTATCGCTAGTTCTAACAGCCACCCTTATCTCCGGCAATTCATACCCGAGCTCTTTGTAAACTTCTCTTATCTCACTTAACGGCTCCTCAAGGTTCCTTCTTATATCGTTGTTCAAGGCCCTCAGCGGAGAAACGTAGAGAACGTAAATCTGATCTTCCAGCTTACCCTCTTTTCCAAGAAGAACAAGCTCGTTTATAGCAGCTAAAAAAGCCGATAAGGTTTTTCCACTACCCGTTGGAGAGGATATTAGGACGTTTTCTCCCTTGTGGATTTCTACAACGGCGTATCTCTGGGGAGGGGTAAAAGTACCGAACTTACGCCTAAACCACTCTGCAATGGGCTTATCGAGTATGGCATAGATTTCCTCATCGCTGTATTCCCTGTTTGCAAACCTTATCATAGCTCTCAATCATCCTACATAGCCGGACTTTAAAAATTTTGATACGATTTTCGAACAAAATCATTTAAAGACCCAAAACCAAATTTCGGTAGGGAAAAGCATGGAGAAGCTTAAGAAGGCCGTTAAAGAGTTTAACAGACTTCATGGAAGCGAGGCTCAGGCTGAGATAATAAAAGTAAAAGAGGATGAGGCAATAATTGAATTTAAAGGCTCCTTCTGCAAGACCTGCGGATTATTTGACTATTTTGAGGACATTACATGGGAAGCTATGGAATTCGGACTAAAAGTGGAGCCGGTTGAGATTGTTGAAATGGAGGAGGACTTTGAAAAAGGAAGGTACGTGGTAAAATACAAAATTTATCCCAAGGAGACAATTGAATAGAGGAAAAGTACAAGGAAAATCAGTCCAGAGAGGTAAGCGATCGAATGTGGTAGATTAAGATGAAAGCTCTCTTGCTTTCTCTTTGCCTTTAGATACATCGCCGTTGGTAGTATGCCTGCATAGAGTATTCCGCCAAAAGTTCCAGCCAGCCATAGAGCATTTACAAAGCTCTTGAGACCGGCAAAGTATATTAGCAAAGGCGGAAGTACTGTTAGCAGCCATGCATAAAGCCTACCTATTCCTAAAACATCTTTCATGTTATCCATCTCTGAGAGCGCAACACCTATGTAACTTGTACATATTGCTGCAAGGGGCAGAACAAGACCTAGAATCCTTCCCAGATTTCCGTATAACCTTTCAAGTGCGCTTGTTGCAAGCTCGGGCGCATCTGAACCAAAGGCTCCCACAAATGAAAGGACAAAGAAAGCATAAAACACCATTGGAACAAGGTAGCCTATAAAGACCGCTTTTGTGGTTGTTTTTATGTCTTCGAGTCCTTTGAGGAGTTCAGGGATTACCATGTGGCTGACGTAAGCAAAAATCACAACTCCCAATCCGTTTAAAGCTGCAGAGGTGTTGAAAGTGGACAAATTATTTACGTCAATCCTTCCCAAAACAAGACCTATCGAGACTGCAAGGACTAAAAGAAGAAGCCCCGTAAGAGCCAATTCCGCCTCCCCAGAGACTTTAAGCCCCATAAAGACTATCAGGCTCATTAAAATCCAGAAGGCTAAAGCAGCGAACTCAGGCTTAACCCCGGTTAAGGAAGATAAAATATCAGCACTCCCTGCAATGTATGCTATGAGAGCCCCATAAGCCAAAGCAGAGATGCTGAGAAACATTGAAACTCCACCTATCTTTCCCAAATGCTCCTCAGAGAGTTTTGAAAGGCTTTTTCCGGGATTTTTGGATGAGACTTCAAGGACGAACAGGGCAGTAAGGAGTGTCATCAGCCCAGCTAAAATTACAATAAAAATCCCAAGAACTCCTGCTTCCCTCAGTGCATACGGTAAGCCCAAAACACCCGCACCAATTTGAGTACCTATAAGTATTGCACTTGCCTCAGCTAATCTCAGCCTCCTCATGCTCCCACCGATTATGAAAGGAATTTCATGGATATAAAAGGCTTGCTATATGTAAAGAGAAGGACTCCAAAAGACAAATGAATGCACCCAGGTATACTTGTACACAGTGAACTACCCCGGCCTTTCGGGCGGGGCTTCCTGCTTCATAAGGAAGACTTGCCCCGTGATGACTGCCTCAAAAGGCACGACACGGGGTAGAGGTCTTCCCTCCACAGGCAATCCGGGTCGTCCCAACCCTTCATCCAAACCCCTTCTCAATATGTTGAAGGAAGCGTTCAAATCTCTATCCATCACCAGCCCACACTTCGGACAGCGAAAAACCCTCTCCGAAAGAGGCAATTCCTCCACAACGAACCCACAACGGGAGCAAGTCCTCGAAGTGTAGGCTGGCTCAACAAAAACAACCCTCCGACCAGCTCTCTCAGCCTTGTCGGAGAGTATCCTAATGAAAGCACCAAGAGAGGAATCGAGCAAACGACGGTTGAGACTTCTATGACCGTTCTCAACCATATTCTTCGGTTTTAGGCTCTCCACGACAATAATGTCGTAATTCCTGACGTAGTAGAGGGCGAGCTTATGGAGAAAATCATTTCGCTGGTTCGTTAGCTTTTCATAAGCTTTAGCTAATTTTATCCTCTCCTTCTCCCAGTTCTTCGAACCTTTTTGCTTCCTTGAGAGCCTTCTCTGTATCTTCTTAATCCTTTCGAGGGATTTCTCAAGGAACAGAGGGTTTTCAAAAGCGTTGCCGTCGCTATCAACGACGAAATTAGCCACCCCCAAATCAATCCCGACTGCTCTACCCGTTTTAGGTAGCGGTTCTGGTTCTTCCTCAACCTGAAAGATAGCATACCATTTTCCACTCTTCGTCCGTTTTATGATTACTCCTTTAATCCTGCCCTTAATTTTCCTGTGGAGCTTTATGGGAACTTCTCCAATTTTGGAAAGGTGCAGTCTCTTCCTCCCTTCATCGAGCTTGAACCCGCTTTGATTGTAGTTCAGAGTCTTCCAGCTATTCGGCGAGGTTTTGTATCTTAGCTTTCCTATCTTATGCCCGTTCTTTTTTAGAACCTTCAGGACGGTCAGGTTGTTCCAGAGTTGGTGGTTCACCATTTGGAGAACTTTAGAGTAGACTTCCTTGAGTTCTGGCTTTTCCTTCTTCAGCTCGACGATTAGCCTTTGGGTGTCGGTTCTCC comes from Thermococcus litoralis DSM 5473 and encodes:
- a CDS encoding ATP-dependent helicase, which produces MIRFANREYSDEEIYAILDKPIAEWFRRKFGTFTPPQRYAVVEIHKGENVLISSPTGSGKTLSAFLAAINELVLLGKEGKLEDQIYVLYVSPLRALNNDIRRNLEEPLSEIREVYKELGYELPEIRVAVRTSDTSSYEKQKMVKKPPHILITTPESLAIALNAPKFSQRLKTVKYVIIDEVHALAENKRGTHLTLSLERLQNLAGDFVRIGLSATIHPLEEVAKFVFGYNDDGSPRSGSIVDVSFAKQTEITVESVVEDLIYAPASELSEALYKRLDELIEQHRTTLIFTNTRSGAERVAYHLKKKFPKYAELIEAHHSSLSRDVRLEVEEKLKRGELKAVVSSTSLELGIDIGSIDLVVLIGSPKSVNRALQRIGRAGHRLHEVSKGVILVLDRDDLVECTVLAHNARNRRLDRIKIPHNPLDVLVQHLLGMALERVWDINEAYSLVKRAYPYHDLSFEDFMSVLRYLAGEYAGLEEKKVYAKIWLDKEEGKFGKRGKMTRAIYYMNTGTIPDEAKIEVYTLDKRFIGTVEEEFAERLMPGDIFVLAGRTYEFKKSRGNRIYVVPKEGAKPTIPAWFSEMLPLSFDLAIDVQRFRREVKGILNNRRDKSFLMKKYQIDEKAAKAILGYFREQEKYSTIPDDKILLVEEVFDERRAKYFFHTLIGRRANEALSRAFAYLISKKKRTNVRIAISDNGFMLILPKEKPLSEEEIKELFQVEDLRETLKRALDNTELLKRRFRHVANRGLLILRRYMGRKKSLSRQQLNAQTLLRLLKKNYPDFPLLKEVYREIMEDKMDIENAELFLSWVKEGKIKVVIEHNELPSPFAFNLDVIGASDVVLMEDRRELIKQLHSKIMKLIEEKA
- a CDS encoding aromatic amino acid transport family protein, producing the protein MRRLRLAEASAILIGTQIGAGVLGLPYALREAGVLGIFIVILAGLMTLLTALFVLEVSSKNPGKSLSKLSEEHLGKIGGVSMFLSISALAYGALIAYIAGSADILSSLTGVKPEFAALAFWILMSLIVFMGLKVSGEAELALTGLLLLVLAVSIGLVLGRIDVNNLSTFNTSAALNGLGVVIFAYVSHMVIPELLKGLEDIKTTTKAVFIGYLVPMVFYAFFVLSFVGAFGSDAPELATSALERLYGNLGRILGLVLPLAAICTSYIGVALSEMDNMKDVLGIGRLYAWLLTVLPPLLIYFAGLKSFVNALWLAGTFGGILYAGILPTAMYLKAKRKQESFHLNLPHSIAYLSGLIFLVLFLYSIVSLG
- a CDS encoding RNA-guided endonuclease InsQ/TnpB family protein, which gives rise to MRSYRFRIYPSKAQQERMLQHMELCRWLYNELLRAIRENPSLRRTDTQRLIVELKKEKPELKEVYSKVLQMVNHQLWNNLTVLKVLKKNGHKIGKLRYKTSPNSWKTLNYNQSGFKLDEGRKRLHLSKIGEVPIKLHRKIKGRIKGVIIKRTKSGKWYAIFQVEEEPEPLPKTGRAVGIDLGVANFVVDSDGNAFENPLFLEKSLERIKKIQRRLSRKQKGSKNWEKERIKLAKAYEKLTNQRNDFLHKLALYYVRNYDIIVVESLKPKNMVENGHRSLNRRLLDSSLGAFIRILSDKAERAGRRVVFVEPAYTSRTCSRCGFVVEELPLSERVFRCPKCGLVMDRDLNASFNILRRGLDEGLGRPGLPVEGRPLPRVVPFEAVITGQVFLMKQEAPPERPG